A window of Mucilaginibacter robiniae genomic DNA:
TGAGCAGGCAGGGCTTTATGGTCCCATCGTTATTGAACCACAGGTAAAAAAAGACCACGTACCAGAACAGGTGCTTATGCTTTCTGACTGGACAAATTATCAGCCGAAGGAAGTGTTGAGGATGCTGAAGCGGGGAACGGACTGGTTGTCCATACAGAAAGGCAGTGTATTGAGTTATGGCGGGGCAATTACCAAAGGTTATCTCGCTGACAAATTGAAGCTTGACTGGATGCGCATGCCAGCCATGGATCTGCTGGATGTCAAGTATGACCGTCTTTTGGTAAACGGAAGTATTGATCAGCAATTACCACAATTCGAAGCGGGACAGACCGTAAAGCTGCGGATCATCAACGGCTCCGCGTCGAGCTATTTCTGGCTCAATTTCGCTGGCGGTCCGATGACCGTGATTGCAGCAGACGGACTGGATATTAAACCGGTCGTCATTGATAAAATCCTGATCGGCACGGCTGAAACTTATGACGTGGTGGTTAAAGTCCCTGCTGCTGGCAAATATGAGTTTCGGGCAACGATCCAGGACATATCTGGCAAAGTCTCTGCCTGGCTTGGAACAGGCCAAGCAGTTAAGGCGAAGGACATTCCGAAAGTTGATTACTATAAGTTTACCCACACGTTCAACCGGATGATGAGCCAGATGAAAATGCCAATGAACAGGGTACCGAACTCTAAGGTTAAAAATGATGGACTAACATTCAGCTCCACTGATAGCTCCATGAAAATGAAGGATGAGGACATGAAGGAGATGGATATGAAGAGTATGAAATCATCCGGTCACATGGAGGGAATGAAAATGAACGCCGATAGCGGCATGAACAATCAACAAGGCGCTAAAATGATGAATATGGCCGGAAGTAAAGGCGGTAAATCCGGGATGAAAGATAAGCAGGCGGGTGGTATGAAGATGGGCGGCATGGATTCGGGCGGCATGGGTATGGGAAGTATGAATATGCCGGACGATGGGAAAGGAACGAAAATGGGTCCGGGCGGCTCCATGCTCCTTGGGCTCGGCGGCGACGGAAGGATATTAAGTTATGACATGCTGGAGGCGAACAGTACAACAGCCTTTGCTGGCAAACATACGGTAAGGACTTATCACCTGTATCTTACCGGCAGCATGATACGCTATACCTGGCTCATCAATAATAAGCCACTTTCTGAAGCAGACCGTTTGCTGATCCGCAAAGGCGAAATCGTCAGGTTTGTATTGCACAATACGACAATGATGGAACATCCGATGCACCTCCACGGGCATTTCTTCCGTGTACTCAATGCTAAAGGCGATTCTGCACCACTTAAACATACGGTAAGTATCGAACCGATGCAGGTGCAAACCATCGAGTTCCTCGCTGATGAGGCCCATGACTGGTTTTTCCACTGTCACACGCTTTACCACCTGATGTCAGGTATGGCGCGGGTTGTGCGGTATGAGGACAATCCAAGCAATCCAGACGTTGCAAAATATCAACCGCGTAACCCTGTCATTAATGATGACCGGCAATTTTACACCTGGTTTCAGGCATCATTTCACTCGCAAACCAGTACAGGTTCGTTATTTATTTCCAATACGCGCTATGAATTTAACGCCAACTATCGTTTTAGCTATGACGGCCGTTATGAAGTTGATCCCCGGTTCCAGCGGTATCTTGATAACGGACAATACTTCGCTGCCTATATCGGCGGAGATTTTGAAAAAAACCAGAAAGGCGGCGGGTATTTTAGCTCGGGGGATAAGAGTGCCGTTATCGGTTTACGGTATTTGCTGCCAATGTTCATCCAAACGGACGCAAGGATCAATCAAAAAGGGAAGTTCCGCTTCACTCTAAGCCGGGAAGATATCCCTGTAATCAGCAGACTTTATGTCGGTGCTTCTTATAATACCGACAATGAGTGGCAGGCAGATTCTCGTTACATACTCTCCAAATATTTGGCCTTATCAATTAGCTATGACAACCAGTATGGCTTTGGAGGGGGACTGACAATAATTTATTAAGTATTAAATGATAGCTAAAATTCAACTATCAAGACAACGCTAATGATGATCCCAATGCTTGCGCTAGGCGTAGCAGGATTTACAAACAAGAGTCATTTAGCATCCACTTTCAACACATCAAACGGAATAGTATTGAAAGCTGAACACGTTCAGAGTGATCCATTGATGGAGAGCATGAATAAAATGATGGAACAGATGCACCAGCAGAAGATGACAGGTAACGTCGATCTTGATTTTGCTACGGTGCTTCGTATTCATCATCAGGGTGCGATAGATATGGCAAAAGTGGAAGTCGAGCAAGGTAAAGATGCAGCCATGAAAAATATAGCGCAGAAATTATTAACTCCCAAACCAAGGAAGCAGCAGAATTAGATCAACTGATTCCAACGCTGCAAAGCGGAGCGAAAACCTATGATCCAATGCAAAAAACTTCCGGAGCAGGAAAAGCGATGAGCGACGGCATGATGAGCATGATGAAAATGGGCAAGATGTCCATGTCATCAATGGATCATGAGTTTGCTGATATGATGGCCAAGCACCACAAAGACGGGATCATGATGTCAAAAAATATTCTGGCTTATTGTAAAAATCCCAAACTGCGGTCAATGGCCCAGAAAGGCATTCCGGAGCAAATCAAAGACATCAATGAGATGACAAACTGGATGAAAACACATCAATAATTATACTGGTAACTTAAATAAACTCTTATGAAAAATGTAATTAAACTTCTGCTGGCACTTGTAATAGTTAGCGTATTTGCTTCCTGTAAAAAGAATGCTGATGAAATTAAGATTCAGCCACATGACCAGAATCAAATGATGGGCATTATGCACCAGATGATGGCCAAGATGGATACGATGAAGATGACGAAAGATCCGGACAATGATTTTGCCATGATGATGCGCATTCATCACCAGGGTGCGATAGACATGGCGAATCTGGAGATAAAAAGCGGTAGTGATGCCACGATGAAACAAATGGCCCAATCTATTATTGCCAGCCAGCAGGAAGAAATCACGCAGGTAACCGCATTTCTGAAGTCGCATACGGCGCACTTGAATGATCCTGATTTTGATATGATGATCATGGACAATATGTCCAAGTCTGGTAAGCAAGCCGACCTGCAGATTATAAACGGCGATATAGACCACGATTTTGCCATTTTGATGATCGGCCATCATCAGAGCGCTGTAGAAAACTCGCGTCTGGAATTACTTCATGGTCAGGAACCCAGCATGAAGACGATGGCTACCAATATCATCGACGCGCAACTGAAAGAAATAGATCAGTTTCAAAGCTGGCTTTTAGCGCGAGGCAATAAGTAATAAACCAAATTCCTAACTATAATATATCAAATTATGTCACACCAACAATTTCAAAAGTGCATCGATGCCTGCGTGGCATGTGCAGCAGCCTGTAATCACTGTGCAACATCCTGTCTACAGGAAGACGATGTTAAAATGATGGCCCTGTGTATTCAGCTCGACTTAGAATGTGCCGCCATTTGCCGGGCGGCCGCCGAAGTCATGACATTGAGCAGCGGGTATAGCGCTCACCTCTGCCGTATTTGTGCTGACGTATGCAAAGCTTGTGCTGATGAATGCGCTAAGCATGACATGGAACACTGTCAAACCTGTGCTGAAGCCTGCCGAAGATGCGCTGAAGCTTGTGCACAAATGGCAACAGCAGTTTAAACAATTAATTATGCAGCTACAGGGTCAAAGGGGTTCCTATAGCTGCTTTAAATAAATCTTGAGTCTAAAAATTATGGAAAATTCAAATTATAAAAAGTTCGGTATTATGCTCATCGTCTCCTTCCTGCTGATGTATGCCATTATGTTTCTGAACGTGGACGAAGCTGATCATGTATATATTAACATGACCCGATTTTATATGACCGTATTGATGATTTGTGCTATGGCTATATTGATGGTGGCGATGATGCCAATGATGTATCCGAATAAAAGAAAGAACGCAGTCATCATTATTTCAAGCATCGTAGTATTTGTGCTGGCCTTTTTTGGCGTTCATAAGCAGGTGGGCATTGGTGATGTGCAATACATGAAAGGAATGATACCACATCACTCCATCGCCATTATGACGAGTGAAAATGCGCATATTAAAGATGCACGTGTAAGAAAGCTGGCAGATGGTATTATCAAAACGCAGAAAAAAGAAATAGCCGAGATGAAGGCTATGATCGACAGTTTGCAAAACAACAGGTAGGCCAAAAGCTTACCTGTTTCCTTGTGAAATCCGCTCAGATTAGTCTGTATAATAGGTATAATTCCCGTATTTTAGCTTACTAATTAAAGTATGAGCGAGCATTTACTATCTATTATTCATCAGTATAAGAACGATAAAGAATCGGTTTACAATACCTGGTTTATCAATAATGAGGAACGGCTGAAAGCTTTTCGTTCTATCAGGCGTGGGGTCCAACAAGTTATTGAGGACATTAAAAATAAAAAGTTCGCCAATGACTTTAAAGGCACTTCACTTGAATTCGTGTTAACGTGCATTACTGAGCAAAAGCAGGTGTTTGAAGGCGCATCTCATCCTTTTTACTGGAAACCAAAATTACGCATCCCTGATATTTACGAGAATCAGGATAATAAGGTCGCATTTGGTCAATTTTTAGAAAACTGTCTGAATGCTAAAAATGAAGAGCAATTGATTCGCGAGATCATGCACCTGGACTCGTTGAGAATCAAAGGCCTCGGCCCGGCCGTGGCCAGCATCCTTTACTTTTTGCATCCCACCTTGATTCCTCCTTTTAATACAGCGATCATAAACGGATTTAACTACCTTTTCAAAGACAAAAAAAAGCTGGGCAGCTGGAGCGAATACCTCAAAATCAGAGAGGTAATTATGGATATGAACCGTAAACATTGCAATGAGCTTTCTTTGGATACAGGTGCATTTGCAGGCTTGCTGTTTGAAATTGGCATGCAAAAGCTCCTGTTGGGCAAGGATGAATATTCATCTGAGATAGAACGAAACCGGCTCGAGAAACTGATCGAGAAACGCCATAAAGAAAAAAGCAAAGAAACCGAAGATGAGCATTTGCATGATGAGATGCAATATCATCTCCTGAAGATCGGGCAGGCACTGGGCTACGATGTGATTGCCGCTTCTAATGACCGCTCAAAATCCTGGAACGGCCATAAGTTCTCCTTTATTTCATTACAAGAGTTCCCCAACCTTAAGCTGGATAAGGAAGTGCTAAATACCATTAAATTGATTGACGTGCTTTGGTTCGAAAAAGGCACATCGAAAGTCATAGCAGCTTTTGAAGTGGAAAAGAGCACCAGTATTTATTCCGGCATTCTGCGGCTATCGGATCTGAGTTTTAGTGTGGCGAATTCGGAAGAAGTTTTTTATCTGGTTGTTCCGGATAATCGGGAGAAAGATGTGGTCATGCAGCTTTCTCGTCCCTCGATTAAAAGGGCTAATGTCCAAATGAAATATATTTGCTTCTCTGAGCTACGGCAGCATTGTGACGCTTTGTGCAAATTTGGCGATGACCATTCCATTATGAAGAAGATAGCCCGTGAGGTGGTCTAGACTATACTGGACAAAATGTTGGAAAAACTGTATAGCATCTTAAATTTTCCGTCCGTATGAAGCTTTCCAGCTATGTGTACATCAGCATCTAAAAAGGAATGTTGTTATCACTTTAATTTTCAGGCGAACTTAAATATAGAAGTAACTAAAAAAACGGTAAGATATAAAAGGAAGAGAAAATTATATAAACGGCTCTCCGTTATAATCATAATATTTGTACCGTGATCAAAAAGCTGTTCATCACCTTTTTAGCTGTTTTGTACCTGGGCGTTTCTTCCGGTGCAACGCTGCATTATCAGTACTGCATGGGCAGGCTGATCAAGGTTACGCTTTGGCACAGTGGGAGTAACAAATCTCGCCCCTGTGGCATGGAGCAGAAGGCGAAAGCTAAAAAATGCTGCACAGATAAGCACCAGCAGCTGAAATCTGATAAAAGCGGTTCGATCACGTATAGCGAATTTAGCTTAGGAACGAGTGCTGCTATCCTTGCATCCGTACCATTTTCCGGCGGGGTTTCATCCCATTTTGTTCCAATCACAGAGCAATACCCGGTAAGCCAGGCACCGCCTTCCGGCACTGCCGTTCCTGTTTTCCTGCGTAATTGCACTTTCCGTATCTGATCTCTTTCTAATTTCTTCAGTCCTGAAGATTACGATTACCTTTTGGTTATCCGTTACCCTGCAACTTCTTTATGCTACAGTTTCTGTTCAGACAGGAACTTAAAATCAATTTATAATTAATCAAATCATGAAAAAGATTCAAATGTTCGTATGCGCTGTAATCGCGCTATTGTCGTTCTCTCAAGTTAAAGCACAATCAGGCTCTTCCAAAGATGCCGTCCTTTTCGCCTATTACGGCGTAAAGAATGCGCTGATTACCGGTAACGCCGCTACTACCAATGCAAAGGCCAAAGAATTCCAAAGCGCAGTAAACGCTGTTCCGGCGGATCAGCTGACCGAGGCTCAAAAAGATAAATTATTGTTTGATGCCCGTCACATCGGCGAAAGCAATGATATTGCCCATCAGCGGGAACATTTTGCCAACCTCTCTCAAAACCTGTATGAACTGGTGAAAGCCGGTAAGTTCAACAGCGCTCCTGTATATCGGGATTATTGTCCGATGAAAAAGTCTTATTGGTTGAGCGAGTCTGCCACCATCAAAAACCCTTACTACGGAAATCAAATGTTAACCTGTGGCGAAGTAAAAGAAACTTTACCTGCGGCTAAATAAATACCTGGGCCGGAGGACTGAGCTTCGGCCCTTTACTGTACCAT
This region includes:
- a CDS encoding multicopper oxidase domain-containing protein — protein: MKYKILIMVLLLSGGNLTVQAQQKMNMSDPSMKHMHMDATKKPAAKVHPNMRMNHDTTSMKGMKMDHSKRNGMDMGGMDMGKMKTGDSATSMHQIPGMKMRTMAADTIASTSSSLNDHRIHAGKRVIYDLFINDTIVAYAGKKIKALAINGQIPGPVLRFTEGDTAIIRVHNLRKNETSIHWHGILVPNKYDGVPYISTIPIKGGATYTNIIPLHQTGTFWYHTHTELDEQAGLYGPIVIEPQVKKDHVPEQVLMLSDWTNYQPKEVLRMLKRGTDWLSIQKGSVLSYGGAITKGYLADKLKLDWMRMPAMDLLDVKYDRLLVNGSIDQQLPQFEAGQTVKLRIINGSASSYFWLNFAGGPMTVIAADGLDIKPVVIDKILIGTAETYDVVVKVPAAGKYEFRATIQDISGKVSAWLGTGQAVKAKDIPKVDYYKFTHTFNRMMSQMKMPMNRVPNSKVKNDGLTFSSTDSSMKMKDEDMKEMDMKSMKSSGHMEGMKMNADSGMNNQQGAKMMNMAGSKGGKSGMKDKQAGGMKMGGMDSGGMGMGSMNMPDDGKGTKMGPGGSMLLGLGGDGRILSYDMLEANSTTAFAGKHTVRTYHLYLTGSMIRYTWLINNKPLSEADRLLIRKGEIVRFVLHNTTMMEHPMHLHGHFFRVLNAKGDSAPLKHTVSIEPMQVQTIEFLADEAHDWFFHCHTLYHLMSGMARVVRYEDNPSNPDVAKYQPRNPVINDDRQFYTWFQASFHSQTSTGSLFISNTRYEFNANYRFSYDGRYEVDPRFQRYLDNGQYFAAYIGGDFEKNQKGGGYFSSGDKSAVIGLRYLLPMFIQTDARINQKGKFRFTLSREDIPVISRLYVGASYNTDNEWQADSRYILSKYLALSISYDNQYGFGGGLTIIY
- a CDS encoding DUF305 domain-containing protein, giving the protein MMIPMLALGVAGFTNKSHLASTFNTSNGIVLKAEHVQSDPLMESMNKMMEQMHQQKMTGNVDLDFATVLRIHHQGAIDMAKVEVEQGKDAAMKNIAQKLLTPKPRKQQN
- a CDS encoding DUF305 domain-containing protein — translated: MPTLQSGAKTYDPMQKTSGAGKAMSDGMMSMMKMGKMSMSSMDHEFADMMAKHHKDGIMMSKNILAYCKNPKLRSMAQKGIPEQIKDINEMTNWMKTHQ
- a CDS encoding DUF305 domain-containing protein, with the translated sequence MKNVIKLLLALVIVSVFASCKKNADEIKIQPHDQNQMMGIMHQMMAKMDTMKMTKDPDNDFAMMMRIHHQGAIDMANLEIKSGSDATMKQMAQSIIASQQEEITQVTAFLKSHTAHLNDPDFDMMIMDNMSKSGKQADLQIINGDIDHDFAILMIGHHQSAVENSRLELLHGQEPSMKTMATNIIDAQLKEIDQFQSWLLARGNK
- a CDS encoding four-helix bundle copper-binding protein, giving the protein MEHCQTCAEACRRCAEACAQMATAV
- a CDS encoding DUF305 domain-containing protein, whose product is MENSNYKKFGIMLIVSFLLMYAIMFLNVDEADHVYINMTRFYMTVLMICAMAILMVAMMPMMYPNKRKNAVIIISSIVVFVLAFFGVHKQVGIGDVQYMKGMIPHHSIAIMTSENAHIKDARVRKLADGIIKTQKKEIAEMKAMIDSLQNNR
- a CDS encoding HYC_CC_PP family protein, which translates into the protein MIKKLFITFLAVLYLGVSSGATLHYQYCMGRLIKVTLWHSGSNKSRPCGMEQKAKAKKCCTDKHQQLKSDKSGSITYSEFSLGTSAAILASVPFSGGVSSHFVPITEQYPVSQAPPSGTAVPVFLRNCTFRI
- a CDS encoding DUF3347 domain-containing protein — protein: MKKIQMFVCAVIALLSFSQVKAQSGSSKDAVLFAYYGVKNALITGNAATTNAKAKEFQSAVNAVPADQLTEAQKDKLLFDARHIGESNDIAHQREHFANLSQNLYELVKAGKFNSAPVYRDYCPMKKSYWLSESATIKNPYYGNQMLTCGEVKETLPAAK